A genome region from Microbacterium terricola includes the following:
- a CDS encoding helix-turn-helix domain-containing protein: MPIVVDIDVMLARRKMSVGALAERIGITPANLAVLKNGRAKAVRFTTLDALCEVLECQPGDLLRWEPGDEPADRIEPR; the protein is encoded by the coding sequence ATGCCGATCGTGGTCGACATCGACGTGATGCTCGCGCGCCGGAAGATGTCGGTGGGAGCCCTCGCCGAGCGGATCGGGATCACCCCCGCCAACCTCGCGGTGCTGAAGAACGGTCGCGCGAAGGCGGTCCGGTTCACCACGCTCGACGCCCTGTGCGAGGTGCTCGAGTGCCAGCCGGGCGACCTGCTGCGGTGGGAGCCGGGCGACGAGCCGGCCGATCGGATCGAACCGCGATAG
- a CDS encoding TIGR03618 family F420-dependent PPOX class oxidoreductase encodes MLTPDAHEFLREYHLATLSTLGRHDRIHAVPVGFTYEDGIVRVIGSRGSQKFLNAQRRGRATVCSVDRARWISFEGTAEVIEDADAVAHAVALYAARYRQPRVNPERVVLELRVERVLGSRQFRHHPESAR; translated from the coding sequence GTGCTGACTCCCGACGCCCATGAGTTCCTCCGCGAGTACCATCTCGCGACGCTGTCGACGCTCGGGCGGCACGACCGCATCCACGCCGTTCCGGTCGGATTCACCTACGAGGACGGCATCGTGCGCGTGATCGGATCGCGCGGCTCCCAGAAGTTCCTGAACGCGCAGCGCCGGGGCAGGGCGACCGTCTGCTCGGTCGACCGGGCGCGCTGGATCAGCTTCGAGGGGACGGCAGAGGTGATCGAGGACGCGGATGCTGTCGCCCACGCGGTCGCGCTGTACGCCGCGCGCTATCGTCAGCCGCGAGTGAACCCGGAGCGCGTGGTGCTCGAGCTGCGGGTCGAGCGGGTGCTCGGCTCGCGGCAGTTCCGGCATCATCCGGAGAGCGCGCGCTGA
- a CDS encoding AraC family transcriptional regulator, which produces MIADLNRLVDYIEDHLSEDIAVAGLASSLGTTEYHLRRMFSSLAGMPLSEYVRRRRMSAASADVLGGGDLLGIAVRFGYGSTEAFGRAFRAVHGASPAEVRRDGGPLRTQPQLRFRLTVEGNTPMDTRITDRPAFRLVGHSARVPLIHEGANPHIQAHIASLPVTEHGLLKALSDTEPAGLLQVSADVDPDYTEGSELTYLHGVAVTDQTPVPGDLDTIEVPAGMWAVFRIDGPYPAALQSTWAATATDWFPSNPWRLRPGPSIVAVLDRAADFSTATCELWLPVERA; this is translated from the coding sequence GTGATCGCGGATCTCAACCGGCTCGTCGACTACATCGAAGACCACCTCAGCGAGGACATCGCCGTCGCCGGCCTGGCGAGCAGTCTCGGCACGACGGAGTATCACCTCCGCCGGATGTTCTCGTCCCTGGCCGGCATGCCGCTGTCGGAGTACGTGCGACGGCGTCGCATGTCCGCCGCATCGGCCGACGTCCTCGGCGGGGGCGACCTGCTCGGCATCGCAGTGCGGTTCGGCTACGGCTCGACCGAGGCGTTCGGTCGGGCCTTCCGCGCGGTTCACGGTGCGAGCCCCGCCGAGGTGCGACGCGACGGCGGCCCCCTTCGGACGCAGCCGCAGCTCAGGTTCCGCCTGACCGTAGAAGGGAACACCCCCATGGACACCCGCATCACCGACCGCCCCGCATTCCGCCTCGTCGGCCACTCGGCGCGTGTGCCCCTCATCCACGAGGGCGCCAATCCGCACATCCAGGCGCACATCGCATCGCTGCCGGTCACCGAGCACGGCCTCCTGAAAGCGCTGAGCGACACGGAGCCGGCCGGCCTGCTCCAGGTGAGCGCCGACGTCGACCCGGACTACACGGAGGGCAGCGAGCTCACGTACCTGCACGGCGTCGCGGTCACCGACCAGACGCCTGTGCCCGGCGACCTCGACACGATCGAGGTGCCCGCCGGCATGTGGGCCGTCTTCCGCATCGACGGTCCGTACCCGGCTGCCCTGCAGTCCACCTGGGCGGCGACCGCGACCGACTGGTTCCCGTCCAACCCGTGGCGGCTGCGCCCCGGGCCGTCGATCGTCGCCGTGCTCGATCGCGCCGCCGACTTCAGCACGGCGACCTGCGAGCTCTGGCTGCCCGTGGAGCGCGCGTAG
- a CDS encoding DUF2975 domain-containing protein — protein sequence MGNATIVVLRVVIALALAGSLVVQTVIVPLLWIDLEGEVLWGRIALVTIAVLGVATMQVFAVCVWQLLTKVRKGSVFSPGSFRYVDVIIGAIAVAALLAFALAVVLAPGSTAPGLVGLICGAALVLGGMALLVVVMKTLLRQAIDRDVEARTLRSELDEVI from the coding sequence ATGGGCAACGCGACGATCGTGGTCTTGCGGGTGGTGATCGCCCTGGCGCTGGCGGGTTCGCTGGTGGTCCAGACAGTCATCGTGCCCCTGCTGTGGATCGACCTCGAGGGCGAGGTGCTGTGGGGCCGGATCGCGCTCGTCACGATCGCCGTGCTCGGTGTGGCGACCATGCAGGTGTTCGCGGTGTGCGTGTGGCAGCTGCTGACCAAGGTGCGGAAGGGGTCGGTCTTCTCGCCGGGGTCGTTCCGCTACGTCGACGTGATCATCGGCGCGATCGCCGTCGCCGCTCTGCTCGCGTTCGCGCTGGCGGTCGTGCTCGCGCCCGGCAGCACCGCCCCCGGGCTCGTCGGGCTGATCTGCGGCGCGGCGCTCGTGCTCGGCGGTATGGCGCTGCTCGTCGTCGTGATGAAGACGCTGCTCCGGCAGGCCATCGACCGCGACGTCGAGGCGCGGACGCTGCGCTCCGAGCTCGACGAGGTGATCTGA
- a CDS encoding hemerythrin domain-containing protein, with protein sequence MTDSERTRVVAWSNELRSTHTRLREALQVARAAVHEPGAAASTGRELALYCRGFCVALGDHHRGEDRALFPAIEAAHPELAPVLRKLEQDHAMIDFLLTALSAAVDEAAGPDELERHLDGIAAIMASHFAYEERQLLVVLDTLALQEDPRLVLGGL encoded by the coding sequence GTGACGGATTCGGAGCGGACGAGGGTCGTCGCCTGGAGCAACGAGCTGCGCAGCACGCACACCCGGCTGCGTGAGGCGCTCCAGGTGGCGCGGGCCGCCGTCCACGAGCCAGGGGCCGCGGCGAGCACCGGACGGGAACTGGCCCTGTACTGCCGAGGATTCTGCGTCGCGCTCGGCGACCACCACCGCGGCGAGGACCGGGCTCTGTTCCCCGCGATCGAAGCCGCGCATCCCGAGCTCGCGCCGGTGCTGCGCAAGCTCGAGCAGGATCACGCCATGATCGACTTCCTGCTGACTGCGCTGAGCGCGGCCGTCGATGAGGCTGCCGGACCCGACGAACTCGAGCGGCATCTCGACGGCATCGCCGCGATCATGGCCAGCCACTTCGCGTACGAGGAGCGGCAGCTGCTCGTCGTGCTCGACACGCTCGCGCTGCAGGAGGATCCGCGGCTCGTGCTCGGCGGCCTCTAG